One Pararge aegeria chromosome 4, ilParAegt1.1, whole genome shotgun sequence DNA segment encodes these proteins:
- the LOC120637562 gene encoding uncharacterized protein LOC120637562: protein MEVLSSERLFISVCKSQYVSSKLGPCVDLSSTSFIERFFDLIFTEFHNTPPACVCIQMCPKQPTYCYPNGCLKRPERKGDESNFVIDSIPKFHVEVSTKSAIFGVDQKDVEGDLLEESALFTSYGGMTERSKITNLIHRLIPFKDLVFKYNKIPKLEMKYNLREQVKNTKSERLNKEKNMDISKTRWPSNKHLLHGQSSLKRMHHYKKNDGARQTKFFVSLSPENEPSIYSPVFYKKYLTKRDSNGRAENAVNVEALYLYRTDATNFTLENYIENFIEGSLNKTKKDTMSSSNTVVNNTVNQENSTETNINLTDINFLLDDDKNANSILNNAVVNIISMDSTKEDIDVNKYSHDTNMTNHNIFLELIANMSKKIELQNQASLEFIGRVMGTKQMMLNEFDTSHKRVRNNITTSNITVTESIIELENFTNIILFTIEPKTGKNNSNLQFSTTEKPVVPVTRTSIYRKSKKRVIRKLKPRKIN, encoded by the exons gttGTTTATTTCAGTATGCAAAAGCCAATACGTATCATCGAAACTGGGTCCGTGTGTTGACCTCAGCAGTACATCGTTTATAGAGCGCTTCTTTGACCTAATATTCACGGAGTTTCACAATACTCCACCAGCTTGCGTTTGCATACAAATGTGCCCCAAACAACCGACATACTGTTACCCGAACGGATGTTTAAAAAGACCAGAGAGGAAGGGTGATGAAAGCAATTTTGTGATTGATTCAATCCCAAAATTTCATGTTGAGGTTTCAACCAAATCTGCAATATTCGGAGTTGATCAAAAAGATGTTGAGGGGGATTTGCTAGAGGAGTCTGCCTTGTTCACGTCGTATGGAG GAATGACGGAGAGATCAAAAATAACCAATTTAATTCATCGTTTGATTCCATTTAaggatttagtttttaaatacaataaaataccaaaattGGAAATGAAATACAATTTACGAGAGCAGGTTAAGAATACGAAATCCGAAAGATTgaataaagagaaaaatatGGACATATCAAAGACAAGGTGGCCGTCAAATAAACATTTGCTACATGGACAATCATCTTTAAAGAGGATGCATCATTATAAGAAAAATGATGGTGCAAGGCaaactaagttttttgtgtCACTGTCTCCAGAAAACGAACCTTCAATTTACAGtcctgtattttataaaaaatatttgacaaaaCGTGAtagtaatggaagagcggagaaCGCAGTTAATGTAGaggctctgtatttatatcggACTGATGCAACAAATTTTACGCTGGAGAATTATATCGAAAATTTTATAGAAGGTAGTTTaaataagacaaaaaaagaTACGATGAGCAGTTCAAATACAGTAGTGAACAATACTGTTAACCAAGAGAATTCTACAGAGACTAACATTAACTTAACAGATATAAATTTTCTActagatgatgataaaaatgccAATTCCATCTTAAACAATGCGgtggtaaatataatttcaatggACTCTACAAAAGAGGATATAGATGTTAATAAATACTCACATGACACTAATATGACAaatcacaatatatttttagaactaaTAGCAAACATGTCTAAGAAAATTGAATTGCAAAATCAGGCAAGTTTAGAATTTATCGGacgtgtaatgggtactaaacAAATGATGTTGAATGAATTTGATACCTCACATAAACGTGTACGAAATAACATTACGACAAGTAATATTACTGTTACAGAAAGTATTATTGAATTggaaaattttacaaatattattttattcacaatAGAGCCTAAGACAGGAAAAAATAACTCTAATCTACAGTTCAGTACTACGGAAAAGCCAGTTGTTCCTGTTACAAGAACTTCCATTTATAGGAAAAGTAAGAAAAGAGTTATACGAAAATTAAAAccgagaaaaataaattaa